A region from the Cannabis sativa cultivar Pink pepper isolate KNU-18-1 chromosome 9, ASM2916894v1, whole genome shotgun sequence genome encodes:
- the LOC133031373 gene encoding secreted RxLR effector protein 161-like — MKGSKIASQPIATQYTLSKKQCQESKAEKEEMSKIPYANAIGSVMYVMVSTRPDLAYAISVLSRFMTNPGKTHWLAMKWLLRYLIGTTKLRLKYKQQQGKTVIECFSDADYVGDRDSRKSTSAYILLMGGNCVSWKVQLQPVAALSTTESEYIATTEAIK, encoded by the coding sequence ATGAAAGGCTCTAAAATTGCTAGTCAACCTATAGCTACTCAATACACATTGTCAAAGAAACAATGTCAAGAGAGCAAGGCTGAAAAGGAGGAAATGAGCAAGATACCCTATGCTAATGCCATTGGATCTGTTATGTACGTAATGGTAAGCACAAGACCTGACCTTGCTTATGCCATTAGTGTACTTAGCAGATTCATGACAAACCCTGGAAAGACACATTGGCTTGCTATGAAATGGCTACTAAGGTACTTAATTGGGACAACTAAACTACGACTCAAATACAAACAACAACAGGGAAAGACAGTTATAGAATGCTTCAGTGATGCAGACTATGTTGGGGACAGAGATAGTAGAAAATCCACCTCTGCCTACATACTACTAATGGGGGGAAACTGTGTGAGTTGGAAGGTACAATTACAACCAGTTGCGGCATTGTCCACAACTGAATCAGAGTATATTGCAACTACAGAGGCTATCAAATAA